A stretch of Chloracidobacterium validum DNA encodes these proteins:
- a CDS encoding transcription antitermination factor NusB — translation MSVRVPTPEVADTRQPATTAMGEPRREVSQARRAAFMALLRVETDDAWSNEALDAAFARLPPSSAPDQRDADRRLATEIVMGVLRWRAKLDAQISEHTGRDLASLDPAVRTSLRMGLYQVTFLTRTPPFAVVHDAVELVKQSSETTHAAGFVNAILREILRQRGVNEEKLAPVRRILKKPTPPPVPSKRVRRKSVTPSLPPRAEAATIADRETELSHPAWLLHHWARALGETRATCIALANNAPPPTFIWLNPLRESPTATRMALEAAGLTLQPVAGLATSYEVTGGNLAALGPFITNGTVYVQDAGSQHVTRWLGVQPGQRVLDMCAAPGGKTAQLAALMQNQGGITALDVHPHRVAAMEQNLARLGVKIARCYVADATSSQLISTADHRRSRKKLPFSLFPDSFDAVLLDAPCSGTGTLRRHPEIKWRLTLRKLAEFAGLQTKLLWNAAQVVKPGGTLLYAVCSLEAREGEEVLRTFLKHHRHFEVAPPSDAGSALTGEGFLRLWPDQDNTDGFFAARLRRAQ, via the coding sequence ATGAGTGTTCGGGTTCCCACGCCAGAAGTAGCTGACACACGGCAGCCGGCTACCACCGCAATGGGCGAGCCACGGCGGGAAGTCAGCCAGGCCCGGCGCGCGGCATTTATGGCCCTACTGCGTGTTGAAACTGACGATGCCTGGTCAAACGAAGCCCTCGATGCAGCATTTGCCCGCCTGCCACCATCCAGCGCCCCAGACCAGCGGGATGCCGACCGCCGCCTTGCCACCGAGATTGTAATGGGCGTACTCCGGTGGCGCGCCAAGCTGGATGCCCAAATCAGCGAACACACGGGCCGCGACCTTGCCAGTTTGGATCCGGCCGTGCGCACCTCACTCCGCATGGGGTTGTATCAAGTTACATTTCTGACCCGGACACCACCTTTTGCGGTCGTCCATGACGCGGTCGAGCTCGTCAAGCAGTCATCAGAAACAACGCATGCTGCCGGATTCGTCAATGCCATCTTGCGCGAAATCCTGCGGCAACGTGGCGTCAACGAGGAGAAACTGGCACCTGTCCGGCGTATTCTCAAAAAACCGACGCCACCGCCGGTGCCGTCCAAACGGGTACGCCGCAAATCGGTCACACCGTCACTGCCCCCGCGGGCCGAAGCCGCCACCATCGCCGACCGGGAGACGGAACTATCCCACCCAGCCTGGCTGCTTCATCACTGGGCACGGGCGCTAGGCGAGACGCGCGCCACCTGCATTGCACTGGCCAACAACGCGCCGCCGCCAACCTTCATCTGGCTCAATCCGCTTCGGGAGTCGCCCACGGCAACGCGGATGGCACTCGAAGCCGCCGGACTCACCCTCCAGCCGGTCGCCGGCCTGGCCACCAGCTACGAAGTGACTGGCGGGAACCTAGCCGCACTCGGTCCTTTCATTACCAATGGGACGGTGTATGTCCAGGATGCCGGCTCACAACACGTCACCCGCTGGCTCGGCGTCCAACCGGGGCAACGGGTGCTCGACATGTGCGCCGCGCCGGGTGGTAAAACCGCCCAACTCGCCGCCCTCATGCAGAACCAAGGCGGGATTACGGCGCTTGACGTACACCCCCACCGAGTAGCCGCCATGGAGCAAAACCTGGCCCGGCTGGGTGTCAAAATCGCCCGGTGCTATGTCGCCGATGCCACGTCAAGCCAACTGATTTCAACAGCCGACCACCGTCGCTCCCGCAAAAAACTGCCGTTTTCGCTGTTCCCTGATTCTTTTGATGCGGTGCTACTCGACGCGCCCTGCTCTGGCACCGGCACGCTTCGCCGGCATCCAGAAATCAAGTGGCGGCTCACCTTGCGCAAGCTCGCTGAATTTGCGGGGCTTCAAACCAAGCTGCTCTGGAACGCCGCTCAGGTTGTCAAACCAGGTGGCACACTCCTCTACGCCGTGTGCTCGCTCGAAGCTCGTGAAGGTGAAGAAGTCTTGCGAACCTTTCTCAAACACCACCGGCACTTTGAAGTCGCCCCCCCATCCGACGCCGGTAGCGCCTTGACCGGTGAAGGCTTTCTGCGGCTCTGGCCCGACCAGGACAACACGGATGGCTTTTTTGCCGCCCGCCTGCG
- a CDS encoding LolA-like protein has product MNVTNPDASQGCPSLSNLARAFRRLQTVVLWLVTLGVLTLPSRAPAQSTMVADLPSPQALVLRMRESFAQVDDYTCRLVERNFKRTGDFSESAYAFKKPRLIKLVGQAGRSKGAVVILGKDGKPSLRKNGFPVPAFLVRDELRDFAHSDFGSLVDEIARLMLAGEEATVGWHATDYALRLARGNRARTYVIDAKTCLPVTLVEAVDGVRVSLTEWRDLRLNVGLTETDFRP; this is encoded by the coding sequence ATGAACGTGACGAACCCCGACGCAAGCCAGGGCTGCCCAAGTCTGAGCAACTTGGCGCGGGCCTTCAGGCGTTTGCAGACGGTGGTCTTGTGGCTGGTGACGCTTGGTGTGTTGACGCTGCCATCGCGCGCGCCGGCGCAGAGCACGATGGTGGCTGACCTGCCCTCGCCACAGGCGCTTGTGCTGCGCATGCGCGAGTCGTTCGCCCAAGTGGACGACTACACCTGCCGGTTGGTTGAACGCAACTTCAAGCGCACCGGTGACTTCTCCGAGAGCGCGTATGCCTTCAAAAAGCCGCGCCTCATCAAGCTGGTTGGCCAGGCCGGTCGGTCGAAAGGGGCCGTCGTCATCCTGGGAAAGGACGGGAAGCCCAGCTTGCGTAAAAACGGGTTTCCCGTGCCGGCATTTCTGGTGCGCGATGAGCTGCGGGATTTTGCCCACAGCGACTTTGGCAGTCTGGTGGATGAAATCGCGCGCCTGATGCTGGCCGGCGAGGAAGCCACGGTTGGGTGGCACGCTACGGACTATGCCCTGCGCCTGGCGCGCGGCAACCGCGCGCGAACCTATGTCATTGACGCCAAAACCTGCCTGCCGGTGACGTTGGTCGAGGCGGTGGACGGCGTCCGCGTGAGCCTGACCGAATGGCGCGACCTGCGGCTGAATGTCGGCTTGACGGAGACCGATTTTCGTCCGTAG
- the hpnK gene encoding hopanoid biosynthesis-associated protein HpnK: MSAPVVIINADDFGASTTVNQAVVRAYDEGVLTSCSLMVGGDAFQEAVMLARARPRLAVGLHLTLVCGKSVLPADDLSHLVDSQRRFSSNPVAAGLRYFFDPQCRAELQREIRAQFERFFETGLPCSHVDGHLHFHLHPVVFPMLVACAVEFGVRFVRLPRERLWRNLTIRWQGWPTKTVYRLIFGWLSRGAARRLAHHGLRSADEIHGLYETGRFTEDYWLALLDRLSDVTHEIYCHPEAPSPTLPTYNAHGSKELAALLSPAVKARLQQTNVRLATYADLP; encoded by the coding sequence ATGTCTGCTCCAGTGGTCATCATCAATGCCGATGATTTTGGCGCTTCCACCACGGTCAACCAGGCCGTGGTTCGAGCTTATGACGAAGGCGTTTTGACCAGTTGTAGCCTCATGGTTGGTGGCGATGCCTTCCAGGAAGCGGTGATGCTGGCCAGGGCGCGCCCAAGGTTGGCGGTCGGACTGCATTTGACACTGGTCTGCGGCAAGTCGGTGCTACCCGCCGATGACCTTTCACACCTCGTGGACAGCCAGCGGCGGTTTTCGTCAAATCCAGTCGCCGCCGGACTGCGCTACTTTTTTGATCCGCAGTGCCGGGCTGAGTTACAGCGGGAAATTCGCGCCCAATTCGAGCGGTTCTTTGAGACGGGACTGCCCTGCTCCCATGTGGACGGCCACTTGCACTTTCATTTGCATCCCGTCGTGTTTCCGATGCTGGTTGCCTGCGCCGTCGAGTTTGGCGTTCGCTTCGTTCGCCTGCCCCGCGAACGGCTCTGGCGCAACCTGACGATTCGATGGCAGGGGTGGCCCACCAAAACCGTGTATCGGTTGATCTTCGGGTGGCTTTCGCGTGGGGCGGCGCGCCGACTGGCGCATCACGGCCTGCGTTCGGCGGATGAAATCCATGGACTCTATGAAACCGGACGGTTCACCGAGGACTACTGGCTTGCGCTTCTGGATCGGTTGAGTGACGTCACGCACGAAATCTATTGCCACCCAGAAGCGCCATCGCCTACTTTGCCAACGTATAACGCCCATGGTTCCAAAGAGCTTGCGGCGCTGCTTAGCCCGGCGGTGAAAGCGCGCCTCCAGCAGACGAATGTTCGGCTGGCAACCTATGCTGACTTGCCCTAA
- a CDS encoding GlcG/HbpS family heme-binding protein encodes MCRSLFRRLHSLPSLAVALLATVLPLLSACGGRNIAGSGVVIAPPPQTQALNKPLCPTPNERALSTSDVTQIITQAVTRAAALNLRATIAVTDREANVLAVFRMTGANPNTFIPGGPLGGRAIPSELAAISKAGTCSFFGTTGNAFTPRTASFIVQEHFPPGVSFTRGGPLFGVQFSSLLFSDINPRLPLGLSADAGGVPLYIGDSPVGGIGVELDGNYSLDPDPTDNDQSPEEIIAVAGARGFEAPAGIRGNLILVDGVALRFVNAPPPTAEPLVNLATQGSFMVIPAFGTQATPKAGVPFLGAGSQFTCGTLGGRPVRIFTPLANITPSAQLSVAEVERLLSQAIQQAYSTRAGIRLPLNNFAEVNVAVVDANGNLLGLRGTPDAPVFGLDVCVQKARSAAFLSNPNAGAILTAAGFGSYVNRAAADGVQLNGSIAFSCRGLGDLHRPFFPDGIDCTGSNPCAPNAPGPFSNASRLFTSTNVWSPFNTGLQLDLIAGTLADILTNYSNPGSVPVIRRPPNNVRNGLQIFAGGVPIYKNGVLVGAVGISGDGIDQDDIIASFGSAGFESPANIRSDQVIVRGVRLAFVKFPANPNL; translated from the coding sequence ATGTGTCGTTCGTTGTTTCGTCGCCTGCATTCATTGCCGAGTTTGGCTGTAGCATTGCTGGCAACTGTCCTGCCGCTGCTCTCCGCCTGTGGCGGTCGCAACATTGCCGGAAGCGGGGTCGTGATTGCCCCACCACCGCAAACCCAAGCCCTCAACAAGCCGTTATGTCCAACGCCAAATGAGAGAGCCCTTTCAACCAGCGACGTAACCCAGATCATCACCCAGGCAGTCACCCGCGCCGCTGCCCTGAACCTCCGCGCCACGATTGCGGTGACGGATCGTGAAGCGAATGTCCTAGCGGTTTTCCGCATGACCGGGGCCAATCCCAATACTTTCATCCCCGGTGGTCCGCTTGGCGGACGCGCTATCCCAAGCGAGCTAGCGGCGATTTCCAAGGCCGGCACCTGTTCGTTTTTTGGTACAACGGGCAACGCCTTCACGCCACGCACGGCAAGCTTTATCGTGCAGGAACATTTTCCACCGGGCGTCTCGTTCACCCGTGGGGGGCCGCTGTTTGGCGTACAGTTCTCGAGCCTGCTTTTCAGCGACATCAACCCCCGCCTGCCGCTCGGACTTTCCGCCGATGCCGGCGGCGTTCCGCTCTACATCGGTGATTCGCCGGTGGGCGGCATTGGCGTTGAACTCGACGGCAACTATTCGCTCGATCCCGACCCGACGGACAACGACCAGTCCCCTGAAGAAATCATCGCGGTGGCCGGCGCGCGGGGCTTTGAAGCGCCGGCCGGCATCCGCGGGAATCTCATCCTGGTGGACGGCGTGGCGCTGCGGTTCGTCAATGCGCCGCCCCCCACCGCCGAACCGCTGGTCAACCTTGCAACGCAGGGCAGTTTTATGGTCATTCCGGCGTTCGGGACACAGGCCACGCCCAAAGCCGGCGTGCCGTTTCTTGGCGCGGGGAGCCAATTCACCTGTGGAACACTTGGCGGCCGTCCAGTACGCATCTTCACCCCACTGGCCAACATCACGCCGAGCGCCCAACTCTCCGTTGCCGAAGTCGAGCGGCTGCTGTCCCAAGCGATTCAGCAGGCTTATTCCACCCGCGCCGGCATTCGCCTGCCACTCAATAACTTTGCCGAAGTCAACGTGGCTGTCGTAGATGCGAATGGCAACTTGCTGGGGCTGCGTGGCACACCAGACGCGCCAGTGTTTGGTCTTGATGTCTGCGTGCAAAAAGCCCGTTCAGCGGCCTTTCTGAGCAATCCGAACGCCGGGGCAATCCTGACGGCGGCCGGCTTTGGCAGCTATGTCAACCGCGCTGCGGCCGATGGGGTTCAACTCAACGGCTCGATTGCCTTTAGTTGTCGTGGATTGGGTGATCTTCATCGCCCGTTTTTCCCGGATGGCATTGACTGTACCGGCTCTAACCCCTGTGCGCCGAATGCGCCGGGGCCATTCTCGAATGCCAGCCGTTTGTTTACTAGCACCAACGTGTGGAGTCCGTTCAACACCGGTCTTCAACTCGACCTGATTGCCGGCACGCTGGCCGACATTCTGACCAACTATTCCAATCCAGGCAGCGTGCCGGTCATTCGGCGTCCGCCCAATAACGTTCGCAATGGTCTTCAAATCTTCGCCGGCGGCGTGCCAATCTACAAAAACGGGGTCCTGGTCGGAGCCGTTGGGATTAGCGGTGATGGCATTGACCAGGATGACATCATTGCGTCCTTTGGTTCGGCCGGGTTTGAATCGCCGGCCAATATCCGCAGTGACCAAGTCATTGTACGCGGAGTCCGACTAGCGTTTGTCAAGTTCCCAGCCAACCCAAACCTTTGA
- the hpnI gene encoding bacteriohopanetetrol glucosamine biosynthesis glycosyltransferase HpnI has translation MRFAPWLFTFLALMVVASCAYQLVVILGTLWLRRLRHQSTFASAGFTPPVSLLKPIRGADGETKACLETFFQQDYPDYEIVFALHDADDAAVAVIERLRRAYPNVPTTCVFQPPPLGVNPKVANLANALSAAKHDLVILSDADIRVSRDYVRTVIHPLHDRQVGVVTCLYRGVSKSGLPSRFECLGIETDFMSSVLVACLVEGLSYAFGSTVATRKSVIAGFGGLARLANHLADDYLIGNLAYQAGYRVQLSSCVVETVVPEMTWRDFLSHQLRWARTIRTARFGGYTGLFVTHTLTLGLLLVTAFPGVALAWYLMLTGVALRFLAAWQTASALGNNQIRRLGWLPLRDLLHFVVWIGGFWGRTITWRGQIYRLAGDGRLLPEPLPEHR, from the coding sequence ATGCGTTTTGCGCCGTGGCTCTTTACGTTCTTGGCGCTGATGGTTGTCGCTTCGTGCGCCTATCAGCTTGTCGTCATCCTTGGCACGCTTTGGCTGCGGCGGCTCCGCCATCAATCAACCTTCGCCTCGGCCGGCTTCACCCCTCCGGTGAGCCTGCTGAAACCGATTCGTGGCGCGGACGGCGAGACCAAAGCGTGCCTGGAAACGTTTTTCCAGCAGGATTACCCCGACTACGAAATTGTCTTTGCGCTACACGACGCCGATGATGCCGCCGTCGCTGTTATCGAACGCCTACGCCGTGCCTACCCAAATGTGCCGACGACCTGCGTATTTCAACCGCCGCCACTGGGCGTCAATCCCAAAGTCGCCAACCTGGCCAATGCCCTGTCGGCTGCAAAGCACGACTTGGTGATCCTCAGCGACGCCGATATTCGGGTGTCACGCGACTATGTGCGGACCGTCATTCACCCGCTGCATGACCGGCAGGTGGGGGTCGTCACCTGTCTATATCGCGGCGTCTCGAAGTCGGGCTTGCCATCCCGCTTTGAATGCCTGGGCATTGAGACTGACTTCATGTCGAGCGTCCTGGTAGCTTGCCTCGTGGAGGGTCTGAGCTATGCCTTTGGCTCGACGGTTGCTACCCGGAAGTCGGTCATTGCGGGCTTCGGCGGGCTGGCGCGCCTGGCGAATCACCTGGCGGACGACTACCTGATCGGCAACCTCGCCTACCAGGCCGGCTACCGAGTGCAGTTGTCGTCCTGTGTCGTCGAAACCGTCGTCCCGGAGATGACGTGGCGCGATTTTTTGAGTCACCAACTCCGGTGGGCGCGCACCATTCGGACGGCCCGCTTTGGTGGCTACACCGGACTGTTTGTCACCCACACCCTCACGCTAGGCTTACTGCTGGTGACCGCCTTTCCTGGCGTTGCCCTAGCCTGGTATCTGATGCTGACGGGTGTCGCACTGCGCTTTTTAGCCGCCTGGCAGACGGCAAGCGCACTCGGTAACAACCAGATACGTCGCTTGGGATGGCTTCCGTTGCGTGACCTCCTGCACTTTGTGGTCTGGATCGGCGGGTTCTGGGGACGCACCATTACTTGGCGGGGACAAATCTATCGCCTGGCCGGCGATGGAAGACTGTTGCCTGAACCGCTTCCCGAACACCGGTAA
- the hpnJ gene encoding hopanoid biosynthesis associated radical SAM protein HpnJ has translation MPLKTLLLNPPSFEGFDGGASSRWPATREIASYWYPVWLAYPAGMIPGARLLDAPPHGIGLPETLQIAKDYEFIVLFTSAPGLHNDLKLARMFKEQDPRVKIAFVGPHVTVRAEETLRLANGAIDFVTRKEFDHSVTEFAMGKPLAEIDGISYLDARGQLVNTPDRPPIHDLDSLPWATEVYARDLDYTKYNVPFLLHPYVAFYSTRGCPALCTFCMWPQTISGHPWRKRSAKDVAAEFARAWELFPKLKEIFFDDDTFSYQASRTIEVCEQLKPLKKTWSCTARVTTTYEALKAMKEAGCRLLIVGFESGDDQILKNIKKGATTDMARQFMKNCKKLGLVVHGDFILGLPGETSQTIEKTIRFAKELDCETIQVSIAHAYPGTELYDYLVEQGWLTEGAMTDEEGHQIPHIEYPGLTKGQIMKAVEDFYDGYYFRPKIVARIVGKAIFDHQERKRLYKEARDFLRLRSKRQAYYRSQVETAGTHKGV, from the coding sequence ATGCCGTTGAAAACGTTGCTTCTCAATCCGCCCTCCTTTGAAGGCTTTGATGGCGGCGCGAGTTCCCGCTGGCCGGCAACGCGCGAAATTGCCTCCTATTGGTATCCGGTGTGGTTGGCTTACCCGGCGGGGATGATTCCCGGCGCACGGTTGCTGGATGCGCCCCCCCACGGCATCGGACTGCCCGAAACACTCCAGATTGCCAAGGATTATGAGTTCATTGTGCTGTTTACGAGTGCGCCGGGACTGCATAACGACCTCAAGTTGGCGCGGATGTTCAAGGAGCAAGACCCGCGCGTCAAGATTGCCTTCGTGGGTCCCCATGTCACCGTCCGCGCGGAGGAAACCCTCCGACTTGCCAATGGGGCGATTGATTTCGTCACCCGCAAGGAATTCGACCACAGTGTGACCGAGTTTGCGATGGGCAAGCCGCTCGCCGAGATTGACGGCATTTCCTACCTCGACGCGCGGGGGCAACTAGTCAACACGCCCGACCGGCCGCCAATTCATGACTTGGATTCGCTTCCGTGGGCCACCGAAGTCTATGCGCGCGACCTCGACTACACGAAGTATAACGTCCCGTTTCTTCTACACCCTTACGTGGCGTTTTACTCGACACGCGGTTGTCCGGCGCTCTGCACGTTTTGCATGTGGCCGCAGACCATTTCGGGACACCCCTGGCGCAAGCGGTCGGCCAAGGACGTCGCCGCCGAGTTTGCCCGCGCCTGGGAACTGTTTCCCAAACTCAAGGAAATTTTCTTCGACGACGATACGTTTTCCTATCAGGCCTCGCGCACAATTGAAGTGTGCGAACAGCTCAAGCCGCTCAAGAAAACCTGGTCCTGCACGGCCCGCGTGACAACGACCTATGAGGCCCTCAAGGCCATGAAGGAAGCCGGCTGCCGTTTGCTCATCGTCGGGTTTGAGTCCGGCGACGACCAAATCCTGAAAAACATCAAAAAGGGCGCGACGACCGACATGGCACGGCAGTTCATGAAAAACTGCAAAAAGCTTGGGCTGGTCGTCCACGGCGACTTCATCCTGGGCCTGCCCGGCGAAACATCACAGACGATCGAGAAGACCATCCGCTTTGCCAAAGAACTCGACTGCGAAACCATTCAGGTTTCGATTGCGCATGCTTATCCGGGAACGGAACTCTACGATTACCTGGTTGAACAGGGCTGGCTCACGGAAGGCGCGATGACCGATGAGGAAGGCCATCAGATTCCGCATATCGAATATCCAGGGCTGACCAAGGGACAGATTATGAAGGCCGTTGAGGATTTTTATGACGGCTACTACTTCCGGCCGAAAATCGTCGCCCGCATTGTCGGCAAAGCAATTTTCGACCACCAGGAACGAAAGCGGCTCTACAAGGAAGCCCGCGATTTTCTGCGGCTCCGCTCGAAACGGCAAGCATACTACCGCAGCCAAGTTGAAACGGCCGGCACGCACAAGGGTGTCTAG
- the hpnH gene encoding adenosyl-hopene transferase HpnH, translating to MRFPLKFTIAQARHRAKMERLGRKRYPTVLMLEPLYTCNLACLGCSTERYTGKLADRLPPEKCFEAVDACGAPIVNICGGEPCLYPELKELLEGLFARDKHVIFCTNALKLEEKLFGVVPPTHRLLLMIHLDGMRETHDYVTNRAGVFDKAIDAIKKAKKLGYHVYLNTTVFRETKIEEVEQLCRLVDELGANGILVSPGYEYQSVKNDIFLNREQTHEKFRAIRAFAKKYKINATPKFLDFAAGFIELPCAPWSTVNYTPKGWKAPCYLIEGEGYFQDFDTFWNTVDWNYWESRQDTRCVNCKMHSGSEHSAVEEAMKTLSGKLQLAAWSLGVGV from the coding sequence ATGCGTTTCCCCCTCAAGTTCACAATTGCCCAGGCCCGGCACCGCGCCAAGATGGAGCGCCTTGGTCGGAAGCGTTACCCGACCGTCCTTATGCTGGAGCCACTTTACACCTGCAACCTGGCGTGCCTGGGCTGCTCGACCGAGCGGTACACCGGCAAGTTGGCGGACCGCCTGCCACCGGAAAAGTGCTTTGAAGCCGTAGATGCCTGCGGCGCGCCCATCGTCAACATCTGTGGCGGCGAACCCTGCCTGTACCCCGAACTCAAGGAACTGCTCGAAGGGCTGTTTGCCCGCGACAAGCACGTCATCTTCTGCACGAACGCGCTCAAGCTCGAAGAAAAACTGTTTGGCGTCGTGCCGCCGACCCACCGGCTGCTGCTGATGATCCACCTGGACGGCATGCGCGAAACGCACGACTACGTCACGAACCGCGCCGGCGTGTTCGACAAAGCGATTGACGCCATCAAAAAAGCCAAAAAGCTCGGCTACCATGTCTATCTCAACACCACCGTTTTCCGGGAAACCAAGATCGAGGAAGTCGAGCAACTGTGCCGACTCGTGGATGAACTCGGCGCGAACGGGATTTTGGTCTCGCCGGGCTATGAATACCAAAGCGTCAAAAACGACATCTTCCTCAACCGCGAGCAAACCCACGAGAAGTTTCGCGCGATTCGGGCCTTTGCCAAAAAGTACAAAATCAATGCCACGCCAAAGTTTCTCGACTTCGCGGCTGGATTCATCGAACTCCCCTGCGCCCCGTGGTCCACGGTGAACTACACGCCGAAAGGCTGGAAAGCTCCTTGCTACCTGATCGAAGGCGAAGGCTACTTCCAGGACTTCGACACCTTTTGGAACACGGTTGACTGGAACTACTGGGAGAGCCGCCAGGACACGCGCTGCGTCAACTGCAAGATGCACAGCGGCTCGGAGCACAGCGCCGTCGAGGAAGCCATGAAAACGCTGAGCGGTAAGCTCCAGCTTGCGGCCTGGTCGTTGGGCGTCGGGGTATGA
- a CDS encoding EamA family transporter produces the protein MTASLPTVVALIAGIVVCGTLGDLTLSRTMKQVGQARLQTWRDALGLAWRTLRAPGFYVGGGCMAGAFVALLAALSIAPVSLVEPATSVSFVLNTLGARFILKERVNRTRWVGTLLVTGGAYLLFF, from the coding sequence ATGACCGCTTCACTCCCGACCGTCGTGGCGTTGATCGCCGGCATCGTCGTGTGCGGCACCCTGGGCGATCTCACCCTGAGCCGCACCATGAAACAGGTTGGCCAGGCTCGCCTCCAAACCTGGCGCGATGCGCTGGGCCTGGCCTGGCGGACACTCCGCGCGCCAGGTTTCTATGTTGGGGGGGGCTGCATGGCCGGCGCGTTCGTCGCGTTGCTGGCCGCCCTCTCCATAGCGCCGGTGAGCTTGGTTGAGCCGGCCACTTCCGTAAGCTTCGTGCTCAACACACTTGGCGCGCGGTTCATCCTCAAAGAACGAGTGAACCGTACCCGTTGGGTAGGCACGCTGCTTGTCACCGGCGGAGCATACCTTTTATTTTTCTGA
- a CDS encoding EamA family transporter — translation MKLHPLVTASVIVNSMGNVLLTLAMKRLSPTLEAQLAAWEVRALLLTIMTDVTFLSGLALLVTFFILFLTLLSKLDLSYVLPVTSLGYIITALLGAFLLGEAVSSTRWLGIVAIAAGVYLVTRSAEADRLTARPESAS, via the coding sequence ATGAAACTGCATCCACTCGTCACCGCTTCCGTCATTGTCAACTCGATGGGGAATGTCCTCTTGACGCTCGCCATGAAGCGATTGTCGCCAACCTTGGAAGCGCAACTGGCCGCGTGGGAGGTCAGGGCGCTGTTGCTGACGATCATGACCGATGTCACCTTCCTGAGCGGGTTGGCGCTGCTCGTGACATTTTTCATCCTGTTTCTGACGCTGCTTTCCAAACTCGACCTCAGCTATGTGCTCCCGGTGACTTCCCTTGGGTATATCATCACCGCCCTGCTCGGCGCGTTCCTGCTTGGCGAAGCCGTTTCATCTACGCGCTGGCTCGGCATTGTAGCCATTGCGGCCGGTGTTTACCTCGTCACACGTAGCGCCGAAGCCGACCGCCTGACCGCACGGCCGGAATCCGCATCATGA